CCCATGCGCCCCATCGGCGTACGAAGGAGATAAAGGAGCGGGGATGAAGGCGGTATAAGTGACTCATAATGAATGAGTTAGTGGTTAGGTCAATGGATACCATCTGATGGTATCCATTGGTATAATGCATCCGGAGAGAAAGGATGCGGAAGAACACGAGCATCACGCTTGGTGAGCACTTCGCGGCATTCGTCGAAGACCTGGTGGCTCTGGGCCGTTATGGCAACGCGAGCGAAGTCATCCGCGCGGGCCTGAGGCTCCTCGAGGAGCGCGAAGCGAAGCTCAAGGCCCTACGTCAGGCCATCGACGAAGGCCTCGAGAGTGGCCCCGCCGAGCCGTTCGACGTCGAAGCGTTCATCGAGAGGAAGGCGCGCGGGCGCAAGCGTGCTTGAGATTACGCTCAGGCCGAAAGCCCGCGCCGATCTCGACGGGATTTGGGATTACACGGTTGAGACGTGGGGCCACGAGCAAGCCGAGCGGTACCTGGGTGCGGCCAAGCAACGGTCTCGAACTTCTCGGCTATCGGTTCTTTTCGGCCGCTCGAAGCGATTCAAGTAACTTTCGAATCTTTCGTTCGCATCGCAAGAATCTACTCGGATTCATTCCTCCTATTTCTTACGAATTGCCCATCCCCTTTCTCGGGACGAGCTCAATTCCCCCTTCCGAGGACCTCGAAGCGTCGAGACAGCCGATTTCCTGCCGCATCGACGACGGTGACCTGGTGCCAGCCGGGCTCCATGTCGAGCGCTTGCTGGTGAAAGGTGCGGGTCGTGCCGAGATACCCGTCGTCCAGGTGCCAATGGAGGATCGCGTCGGGGTCGCGGTGCACGGCCTCGAAGACCGTCCGTCCCTTGTTGCCCGAGAGCTCGAGGGGGATATAGAGCCTCGTTCCCGAGTGGGGGTAGAGGAAATCGATGGGACCTCTGCCGTCACTCGCCACCGTCCGGCAGTCGTTTCGATAGGGCGGCAGAGGCCGATAGTCCGCGTGATACTTTCGGAAGTAGAACTCCTGATTCGGCGGAAGCACGAACCACGAACGATGCGTCATGGCGCTCGGGGATTCGCACGCGCTGTCGACGCGGAAGCGGCCGCTGGAATCGAGATGGATCCGTCGATGGAAAGGGCTCTGCCGCTCGAAATGAGCCTCGGCGGGGGCCCATTGGCGCTCGGTCTCGCAGCCTCCCGAAGCGAGAAAGCCGTCGCTCTTGCAGACGTCGAGCTCCTTCATGAACCGGTAAGGCGGCATGAACCAGGAGTCGTTGTCGAGCCGGCCGAACACGTCGAAGAGTATGGGTGCGGCGGCGGTCGCGCCGGTGAGCCCGGGGCGGCCTTCACCGTTGGCGTTACCGACCCACACGCCCACGGTGTAACGGTTCGTAGTTCCGACGGCCCATCCATCGCGGAGCCCGAAGCTCGTTCCCGTCTTCCAGGCGATGGGCCGCGCGCTGGTGAAGCTTCTCCAGTGACCCTCGTCACCGGGGCGAGCCACTTCGACGAGTGCTTTGAGCGTCAACCAGGCGGCGCCGGGTCCGATCTCCGCCAACTGGCCCGTGACATCCTCCTCACCCTGAAGGAGGCGCAACCGCCGTTGCTGCGGTCGCGCTCGCTGCTCGCCTGCGATGTGGGCGAGGTTCGCGTACATCGAGGTGATGTCCCAGAGCGTGCCTTCCGCCCCTCCAAGGATGAGCGTGAGGCCGTAGCCATCGGGCTCGCGCC
This is a stretch of genomic DNA from Vicinamibacteria bacterium. It encodes these proteins:
- a CDS encoding type II toxin-antitoxin system ParD family antitoxin — its product is MRKNTSITLGEHFAAFVEDLVALGRYGNASEVIRAGLRLLEEREAKLKALRQAIDEGLESGPAEPFDVEAFIERKARGRKRA
- the pbpC gene encoding penicillin-binding protein 1C, with the translated sequence TSAFFLPSRRRPSRYCRAVHLNLSRGHVVSGGSTLTMQVIRLSRSNRDRTYLEKLVEAILALRLELRYDKDEILALWASHAPFGGNVVGLEAAAWRYFGRPPGSLSWAEAATLAVLPNAPTLVHPGKNRETLERKRNALLTRLNEAGRIDDLELALALREPLPLHPHALPRKAPHLLATLSRETRQHRFETNLSASLQEAVQRVVSRQGERLGSQGIDNVAVLVVDNQSFEVLAYVGNTEWSVDEDRGYAVDVIQRPRSTGSILKPFLFASMIQEGEIVPTTLVPDVPVQYAGYMPENFDRSYRGAVPAEVALAQSLNVPAVHMLKHHGVNRFYDFLEGFGMTTLWREPDGYGLTLILGGAEGTLWDITSMYANLAHIAGEQRARPQQRRLRLLQGEEDVTGQLAEIGPGAAWLTLKALVEVARPGDEGHWRSFTSARPIAWKTGTSFGLRDGWAVGTTNRYTVGVWVGNANGEGRPGLTGATAAAPILFDVFGRLDNDSWFMPPYRFMKELDVCKSDGFLASGGCETERQWAPAEAHFERQSPFHRRIHLDSSGRFRVDSACESPSAMTHRSWFVLPPNQEFYFRKYHADYRPLPPYRNDCRTVASDGRGPIDFLYPHSGTRLYIPLELSGNKGRTVFEAVHRDPDAILHWHLDDGYLGTTRTFHQQALDMEPGWHQVTVVDAAGNRLSRRFEVLGRGN